One Nostoc punctiforme PCC 73102 DNA window includes the following coding sequences:
- a CDS encoding AAA-like domain-containing protein, producing the protein MQEQIKPGFHEQVQRKLYILTNEEQKILQKFGNEWFVTRLDGLKIGDRSEYKYALIKAPRNYQELFNFERELIIIFSDYESFQPRSTDAIDAVSDQLQDLRIDKICSIMLSKDDKIEEKIRDILKESQESQVIVPISYSEILNNHSDSYFLRNKFKTNFYTRDLFDFQSPLKKDLYFFGRSDIINKIVNRHFSNENSGLFGLRKTGKTSVIFGIQRALDKIGAKSILISCDDTSFQQRRWNKCLHYIIVEINKKYKLNLPLQAEDQYTEENASQIFAEEICKIYHIFQEKSILIIFDEIERITFNISSVTHWEKKFDFIFFWQTLRANFQKLNNVFSYLIVGTNPVCIEQSSIFGKDNPIFHSIPIEYLPRFDVPQTRDMVRKLGRIMGLQFEEIIYSKLTEDYGGHPFLIRQVCSLIHRLNNQHLPITVDRITYDKAKNEFDKNYASKYIEMMVSVLSEFYPDEYDLLEYLAIGDLNFFNQYAIESTEYTNHLKGYGIISQTRDEYDFKIDAVKQYLIQKNKYKKVNTTNEDMLNEISQRRNALEPKLRKIVRTQLKAKYGENQARDKLLLSFGKEEQKKYNHLAYKDLFDPDKVNIYFENLKNIIKKDWSTFEHIFSRKQEEFNLKMEAINKYRADAHAKQMTPDRMGHFRDCMTWIENHVNDFLED; encoded by the coding sequence ATGCAAGAACAAATAAAACCTGGTTTCCACGAACAAGTGCAACGAAAATTATACATATTGACTAACGAAGAACAGAAGATTCTTCAGAAATTTGGTAATGAATGGTTTGTAACTAGACTAGATGGTTTGAAAATTGGGGACAGAAGTGAATACAAGTATGCCTTGATTAAAGCACCTAGAAATTATCAGGAGCTTTTTAATTTTGAAAGAGAGTTAATCATCATTTTTAGTGATTATGAATCTTTTCAGCCTAGATCAACTGACGCGATTGATGCTGTTTCAGATCAGCTTCAAGATTTAAGAATAGATAAAATCTGTAGTATTATGTTAAGTAAAGATGATAAAATAGAAGAAAAAATAAGAGATATTTTAAAAGAATCTCAAGAATCTCAGGTTATAGTTCCAATATCTTATAGCGAAATCTTAAATAATCACAGTGATTCTTATTTTTTAAGGAATAAATTTAAAACCAATTTTTATACAAGGGACTTGTTTGATTTTCAATCTCCATTAAAAAAAGATTTATACTTTTTTGGGAGAAGCGATATTATTAATAAAATAGTAAATAGACATTTTTCTAATGAAAACTCAGGGCTATTTGGATTACGGAAAACAGGAAAGACTTCTGTAATTTTTGGTATTCAAAGGGCACTAGATAAAATAGGCGCAAAATCAATTTTGATAAGTTGCGATGATACCAGTTTTCAACAAAGAAGATGGAATAAATGCTTACATTATATAATTGTAGAAATAAATAAAAAATATAAATTAAATTTACCATTGCAAGCAGAAGATCAATATACAGAAGAAAATGCTTCTCAAATTTTTGCTGAAGAAATTTGTAAAATATATCATATTTTTCAAGAAAAAAGTATTTTAATCATATTTGATGAAATCGAACGTATAACTTTTAACATTTCTAGTGTTACACATTGGGAAAAGAAATTTGATTTTATATTTTTCTGGCAAACATTAAGAGCTAATTTTCAAAAATTAAATAATGTTTTCTCTTATTTAATAGTAGGTACTAACCCAGTCTGTATAGAACAATCAAGTATTTTTGGTAAAGATAATCCTATTTTTCACTCAATACCAATTGAATACTTGCCAAGATTTGATGTACCACAAACAAGAGATATGGTTAGAAAACTTGGTAGAATTATGGGATTGCAATTTGAGGAAATAATTTATTCAAAATTAACGGAAGATTATGGTGGACATCCATTTTTAATTAGACAAGTATGTAGTTTAATCCATAGGCTCAACAATCAACATCTACCAATTACAGTAGATAGAATTACGTATGATAAGGCTAAAAATGAATTTGATAAAAATTATGCTTCTAAATATATTGAGATGATGGTTAGTGTCTTAAGCGAATTTTATCCTGACGAGTACGATTTACTAGAATATTTAGCCATTGGCGATCTTAACTTTTTTAATCAATATGCTATTGAGTCCACAGAATATACTAATCATTTGAAAGGTTATGGAATTATCAGTCAAACTAGAGATGAATATGATTTTAAAATAGATGCAGTCAAACAATATTTAATACAAAAAAATAAATATAAAAAGGTTAATACAACCAATGAAGATATGTTAAATGAAATATCTCAAAGAAGAAATGCTTTAGAACCAAAGTTAAGAAAAATAGTGCGTACCCAGTTAAAGGCAAAATATGGAGAGAACCAAGCAAGAGATAAATTACTACTTTCTTTTGGTAAAGAAGAACAAAAAAAGTATAATCATTTAGCTTATAAAGATTTGTTCGATCCTGATAAAGTAAATATATATTTTGAAAATCTAAAAAATATAATTAAAAAAGACTGGTCAACTTTTGAACACATTTTTTCAAGGAAACAAGAGGAGTTTAATTTGAAAATGGAAGCTATAAATAAGTATAGGGCTGATGCACATGCAAAACAGATGACACCGGATAGAATGGGTCACTTTAGAGACTGTATGACATGGATTGAAAACCATGTAAACGATTTTTTAGAAGACTAA
- a CDS encoding FitA-like ribbon-helix-helix domain-containing protein: MATLYVRNLPDDLYAKLQELAASEHRSINAQVITLLEQALKTEAQQAEDQKRQNVLKVLEESCQRRRVNPADFALPDSTEMIREDRNR; the protein is encoded by the coding sequence ATGGCTACCCTTTATGTAAGAAATTTACCCGATGATTTGTATGCAAAGCTGCAAGAGTTAGCGGCATCTGAACACCGTTCCATTAATGCCCAAGTTATAACTCTGTTAGAGCAAGCTTTGAAGACTGAAGCGCAGCAAGCAGAAGACCAGAAACGGCAGAATGTACTTAAAGTCCTAGAAGAAAGTTGCCAGCGTCGCCGTGTGAATCCAGCAGACTTCGCATTACCTGATAGTACTGAAATGATTCGAGAAGACCGCAACAGATGA
- a CDS encoding type II toxin-antitoxin system VapC family toxin, with protein sequence MTIPLRCVVDTSVCIKYFISDPLTSKVNQLFDHLANPQTEMFVPDLFYIECANALWKYVRARMYTGAEVQADLATLKAFPLRVVSTADLMADAVAIALNYGISAYDGSM encoded by the coding sequence ATGACCATTCCTCTTAGATGCGTGGTGGATACCAGTGTGTGCATCAAATATTTTATCTCTGATCCACTAACCTCCAAAGTTAACCAACTGTTTGATCACCTTGCCAATCCACAGACAGAAATGTTTGTCCCAGACCTTTTTTACATTGAGTGTGCCAACGCCTTATGGAAGTATGTCCGTGCAAGGATGTACACTGGTGCTGAGGTTCAGGCAGATTTAGCTACTCTCAAAGCTTTTCCCTTGCGTGTTGTCTCTACGGCTGATTTGATGGCGGATGCAGTTGCGATCGCATTAAATTATGGAATCTCCGCCTACGATGGCTCTATGTAG
- a CDS encoding acyl-CoA thioesterase, which yields MSFTYNRTVRFQDTDAAGVVYFANVLGICHEAYEESLEASSINLKDFFTNPSVAFPIVHASVDFLRPMFVGDKLLISLIPQKIGVEKFEITYEVTVAEVVVAKAITRHVCIDASSRSKQELPDEIVQWLETNRRDAEGAERRRSREIM from the coding sequence ATGTCTTTTACTTATAACCGCACGGTTCGTTTTCAAGATACTGATGCTGCTGGGGTAGTTTATTTTGCTAACGTTTTGGGTATTTGCCATGAAGCTTATGAAGAATCTTTAGAAGCATCAAGTATTAATCTCAAAGATTTTTTTACTAATCCATCTGTAGCTTTTCCTATTGTTCATGCTAGTGTCGATTTTTTGCGTCCTATGTTTGTTGGGGACAAGTTACTGATTAGTTTAATACCGCAAAAAATAGGTGTTGAGAAGTTTGAAATTACTTATGAAGTAACAGTGGCTGAGGTGGTAGTTGCTAAGGCTATTACTAGGCACGTTTGTATTGATGCAAGTAGTAGAAGTAAGCAGGAATTACCTGATGAGATAGTTCAGTGGTTGGAGACGAACCGCAGAGACGCAGAGGGCGCAGAGAGAAGAAGGTCGAGGGAGATTATGTGA
- a CDS encoding 2-succinylbenzoate--CoA ligase yields MERPLDCLNNLVHDDWLIGYDSRQFNQIAQELYLELTQLSAYGTPPKIILAEREPLRFLASFIAACAANCPVFLCNPDWGTQEWQQVFDLVHPDIVLGMGNGEWGTCTERLVPSVRVASRREVEVSRSMGNGHNNNSQCPIPNSIMIPTGGSSGQIKFSIHTWETLISSVQGFTEYFQLIQVNSLCVLPLYHVSGLMQFMRSFITGGKLAILPFKVLESGQILNIKQSEFFISLVPTQLQRLLQNPELTKWLSQFNTVLLGGAPAWNELLEKARFYRIRLAPTYGMTETASQIATLKPDDFLSGKISSGQILPHAKVTIRNQQGEILNSNQIGNITIHAQSLSLGYYPITRDNQADFQVDDLGFLDNQGHLNIVGRNSDKIITGGENIYPAEIESAIQATQMVADICVIGIPDKHWGQALTAIYIPKKSDISALKIQTLLKDKLSKFKIPKYWIPQQYLPRNSQGKINRQQLQQIATEFIQNPIT; encoded by the coding sequence ATGGAACGACCTCTAGACTGCCTTAATAATCTGGTTCATGATGATTGGCTTATCGGTTATGACAGCCGTCAATTTAATCAAATAGCTCAAGAATTATATTTAGAACTAACACAATTATCAGCGTATGGAACACCACCAAAAATTATCTTAGCCGAACGCGAACCATTACGATTTTTAGCAAGTTTTATTGCCGCTTGTGCTGCTAACTGTCCAGTTTTTCTTTGTAACCCCGACTGGGGAACACAAGAATGGCAACAAGTCTTTGATTTAGTACACCCAGATATTGTTTTGGGAATGGGGAATGGGGAATGGGGAACTTGTACTGAGCGACTTGTGCCGAGCGTTCGCGTAGCGTCTCGTAGAGAAGTCGAGGTAAGTCGAAGTATGGGGAATGGGCATAATAATAATAGCCAATGCCCAATTCCTAATAGCATTATGATTCCTACAGGTGGTTCATCAGGACAAATTAAATTTTCCATCCACACCTGGGAAACTCTCATCTCATCGGTACAAGGATTTACAGAATACTTTCAACTAATCCAAGTCAATTCGCTTTGTGTATTGCCGCTATATCACGTTAGCGGTTTAATGCAATTTATGCGCTCTTTCATCACCGGAGGTAAACTAGCTATTCTGCCATTCAAAGTATTAGAATCTGGTCAAATATTGAATATTAAACAATCAGAATTTTTCATATCTTTAGTACCAACGCAGTTACAACGCCTGCTGCAAAATCCAGAATTAACTAAATGGTTATCCCAATTTAATACTGTACTTTTGGGAGGTGCGCCAGCATGGAACGAACTTTTAGAAAAAGCCCGATTTTATCGCATCCGGTTAGCACCGACCTATGGTATGACAGAAACCGCCTCTCAAATTGCCACCCTTAAACCAGATGATTTTCTGAGTGGTAAAATTAGCAGTGGTCAAATTCTTCCCCATGCCAAAGTAACTATTCGCAATCAGCAAGGCGAGATTTTAAATTCTAATCAAATAGGAAATATCACTATTCATGCTCAATCTTTATCTCTTGGTTACTATCCAATAACCAGAGATAATCAAGCTGATTTTCAAGTAGATGATTTAGGCTTTTTAGACAACCAAGGTCATTTAAATATTGTCGGACGTAACAGCGATAAAATTATTACAGGTGGCGAAAATATTTATCCAGCAGAAATTGAATCAGCTATACAAGCTACTCAAATGGTTGCCGATATTTGTGTCATCGGCATCCCAGATAAACACTGGGGACAAGCCTTAACAGCGATTTACATTCCCAAAAAATCAGATATCTCCGCCTTAAAAATTCAAACCCTACTCAAAGACAAACTCAGCAAATTTAAAATTCCTAAATATTGGATTCCCCAGCAATACTTACCCCGTAACTCCCAAGGTAAAATTAACCGCCAACAATTACAACAAATAGCCACAGAATTCATCCAAAATCCCATCACATAA
- a CDS encoding o-succinylbenzoate synthase, with translation MTNDYRFEFRPYQRRFLRSLTTNHGKWDIREGIILRLTDETLRVGWGEIAPISWFGSETLEQVLDFCRQLPGEITDETIFSIPDELPACQFGFESAWEWGSWKWGNEFFSMPNAQCPMPNAQSFSALLPFGEAALNQWETLWQKGYRTFKWKIGVDAIADELKIFESLTRILPASTKLRLDANGGLSYEEANLWLRTCDNLKANAELPLEIEFIEQPLPVEQFQQMLELSTSYETAIALDESVATLKQLAACHQQGWREIFVIKPGIVGSPSRLRKFCHQHQIDTVFSSVLETAIGRLAALQIAAELSRNNRAIGFGIDHFFEQEETWFQTLWNDL, from the coding sequence ATGACTAATGACTACAGATTTGAATTTCGTCCATATCAGCGAAGATTTTTGCGATCACTTACTACTAATCATGGTAAGTGGGATATTCGTGAAGGTATTATTCTCCGGCTTACTGATGAAACTCTTAGAGTCGGGTGGGGAGAAATTGCCCCTATTAGTTGGTTTGGTTCCGAAACCCTAGAACAAGTCTTAGATTTTTGTCGCCAACTTCCAGGAGAAATCACAGACGAAACAATTTTTTCGATCCCAGATGAGTTACCTGCTTGTCAATTTGGCTTTGAGTCAGCGTGGGAGTGGGGGAGTTGGAAGTGGGGAAATGAATTCTTCTCAATGCCCAATGCCCAATGCCCCATGCCCAATGCCCAATCTTTCAGTGCCTTATTACCATTTGGGGAAGCGGCTTTGAATCAATGGGAAACCCTATGGCAAAAGGGATATCGCACGTTTAAGTGGAAAATTGGTGTGGATGCGATCGCTGATGAACTAAAAATTTTTGAGTCACTAACACGCATCTTACCAGCCTCTACCAAACTGCGATTAGATGCTAACGGTGGACTCAGCTATGAAGAAGCTAACTTATGGCTGCGGACTTGCGACAATCTCAAGGCAAATGCAGAACTACCCCTAGAAATTGAATTTATCGAACAACCACTACCTGTTGAACAATTTCAGCAGATGTTGGAATTGAGTACGAGTTATGAAACTGCGATCGCTTTAGATGAATCTGTCGCCACGCTTAAACAACTCGCCGCCTGTCATCAACAAGGTTGGCGAGAGATTTTTGTCATCAAGCCTGGGATAGTCGGATCGCCATCTCGTCTGAGAAAGTTTTGCCACCAGCATCAAATTGATACTGTATTTTCATCAGTACTTGAAACTGCGATCGGTAGACTTGCAGCACTCCAAATAGCAGCCGAATTATCCCGAAATAATAGAGCAATTGGTTTTGGCATCGACCATTTTTTTGAACAAGAAGAAACGTGGTTTCAAACTTTATGGAACGACCTCTAG